The genomic interval TGCCCAGGTGCGGAGTGCCGGTGGTAGTGATACCGGTAAGAATGCGCGTGGTCATGGGTGTTCGCTTATTCAGGCTTGGCTCAGTTCGAAAGGCGCGGCAGCAGCAGATCCTTCAGATCGGTCAGCTTGCCATGGAAGAAGTGTCCGCATTCTGCCACTTTCAGCAGCTCATGGGGGCGCGTCAGGCTGTCGGACCAATCGTAAACCAGCTGCGGTGCGACGACTTCGTCGGCGTCCGGCTGCACCACGGTCACCGGGCAGCGCTGCGGCAGCGGGAATTCGGCGGTCAGGCGCATGACCGCCGGGGCGATCATGAACAGGTGCTGCAACTCGACGCCTGCAGTTTCAAGTCGCCCGGCCAGGCTGGTGGCAACGAAACCACCGAACGAAAAGCCCATCAACACCAGCGGCAACTCTGGGTGCGAGCTACGCAGCCAGGCTGCCGCGGCCTCGGCATCGGCCACTTCGCCGGCCCCCATGTCATGGCTGCCGGCGCTCTGGCCGACGCCACGGTAGTTGAAACGCAGGGTCGCGTAACCGGCATCACGGGCGGTGCGTTGCAGGGTCGAGACCACCTTGTTGAG from Pseudomonas fortuita carries:
- a CDS encoding alpha/beta hydrolase; amino-acid sequence: MLVRETPLFIDGPAGQLEALYLDVADARGAVLICHPNPVQGGTMLNKVVSTLQRTARDAGYATLRFNYRGVGQSAGSHDMGAGEVADAEAAAAWLRSSHPELPLVLMGFSFGGFVATSLAGRLETAGVELQHLFMIAPAVMRLTAEFPLPQRCPVTVVQPDADEVVAPQLVYDWSDSLTRPHELLKVAECGHFFHGKLTDLKDLLLPRLSN